One window from the genome of Manis pentadactyla isolate mManPen7 chromosome 15, mManPen7.hap1, whole genome shotgun sequence encodes:
- the LOC130680981 gene encoding DPEP2 neighbor protein-like, translating into MSHQIYIQCNFFSAPWEGSATAAAAASPSATPIYYQLINEGHVKAQFHWNGQIIPVVGGYQAYVTAPTPTPAKVEEKPFPRRARKRVHSSDDTDEEQGCTPPKIRRLEPSAKPLPTQKPARTAMSKRRARR; encoded by the exons ATGTCTCACCAGATCTACATCCAGTGTAACTTCTTCTCTGCGCCCTGGGAGGGCAGCGCTACAG cagcagcagcggctTCCCCTTCAGCTACACCCATTTACTACCAGCTAATAAATGAAGGGCATGTTAAAGCCCAGTTCCACTGGAACGGTCAGATCATCCCCGTCGTTGGTGGCTACCAAGCCTATGTGACAGCACCCACGCCCACCCCAGCCAAGGTGGAAGAGAAGCCATTCCCCAGGCGGGCTCGCAAGAGGGTTCATAGCTCAGACGACACTGATGAAGAACAGGGTTGCACCCCGCCCAAAATTAGGCGGCTGGAACCCAGTGCCAAGCCGCTGCCCACACAGAAGCCTGCTCGCACAGCCATGTCTAAGAGAAGGGCACGCCGTTAG